Proteins encoded in a region of the Acidobacteriota bacterium genome:
- the treS gene encoding maltose alpha-D-glucosyltransferase, translating to MVDPVHSRRSAIAANRASGALADDPLWYRDAVIYQVHVRAFLDTSGDGVGDFAGLTQKLDYIQSLGVSAIWLLPFYPSPLRDDGYDIADYEGVHPQYGTRRDFLAFLNAAHERGLRVITELVINHTSDQHPWFQAARRAPAGSSKRNFYVWSDTDQKYANVPIVFKDTEPSNWSWDPVAGQYYWHRFFRHQPDLNFDNPVVARAVLKVMRFWLDMGVDGMRLDAVPYLVEREGTQCANLPETHAILKLFRREMDARHRNRMLLAEANQWPSDVRAYFGDGDECHMAFHFPLMPRLYMALRQEDRHPLSEILYQMPDLPEGCQWAIFLRNHDELTLEMVSDEERDYMYEAYAADPMMRLNAGIRRRLAPLMENSRPRIELMTGLLLSMPGTPVIYYGDELGMGDNVYLGDRNGVRTPMQWSADRNGGFSRADPARLYLPTIMDPVYGFQSVNVEAQERSSHSLLNWMRRIITLRQRHVTFGRGAMELLRPENRRIFAFLRRHQAEDPILVVANLSRTVQPVTLDLSSLAGLFPIEMFGGVELPRIGTALYPLTLGPHGFYWLRLQKEPPVDHTSRPRPVPEPDPDQAPLLLGPEWYRMLDGSVRQTLERRHLRRFLARQPWFFTPAAELTAIAIDDWGTVRAGDEPVLITMVSAMFGDGTTARYCLPLAVTGGSRADDILRESPEAVLVPVAGARKGVLHARVDGRLGAAMLDVVLGDRVVRLRRGSLRGRRLPAADRLGVPTSADQLPSAPRDQERFPSCAFFGERLTIKILRRVWNDASPEGELEGFVAVHPHFPRVPTPLAVLEYEDDHGQTSQAALAFEFVAHQTTAWRHTLDELSRTADQAATHVPPPGGPERVDTLWAWALPPDVEQMVGAYARVAARLGQRVADLHRALTSPDARAAFGSDRWDSEQVAALEARILGHWQRLLRDWPRQSALRDGARAALARLEAKQELVATLVRAAREQAPPTVDVARTHGNLDLTQVLIYESDVSFIGFEGDARVPPKDRRRLRSVVEDVAGMVWSIQNAGEHALASRRAGSPQDQDRVERWVRWWVAGSVGTFLRAYADAMTDSPFLPAPAPSRVALLRLFLLERAFRELADAVTSAGGWVETLAVSASRLIEPSDSSASPPSLQIPQ from the coding sequence ATGGTTGACCCGGTTCACTCCAGGCGCAGCGCGATCGCGGCGAATCGAGCGAGCGGCGCGCTCGCCGACGATCCTCTCTGGTACCGCGACGCGGTCATCTACCAGGTGCACGTGCGCGCATTCCTCGACACGAGCGGCGACGGCGTCGGCGACTTCGCCGGCCTCACGCAGAAGCTCGACTACATCCAGTCGCTGGGCGTGTCGGCGATCTGGCTCTTACCGTTCTACCCGTCGCCGCTCAGGGACGACGGCTACGACATCGCCGACTACGAAGGCGTGCACCCGCAGTACGGCACCCGCCGCGACTTCCTCGCCTTCCTGAACGCCGCGCACGAGCGGGGCCTCCGCGTGATCACCGAGCTCGTGATCAACCACACGTCCGATCAGCACCCGTGGTTCCAGGCGGCGAGACGCGCCCCCGCCGGCAGCTCGAAGCGGAACTTCTACGTGTGGAGCGACACGGACCAGAAGTACGCGAACGTCCCGATCGTCTTCAAGGACACCGAGCCCTCGAACTGGAGCTGGGATCCGGTGGCCGGTCAGTACTACTGGCACCGGTTCTTCCGGCATCAGCCCGACCTGAACTTCGACAACCCCGTCGTCGCGCGCGCCGTCCTGAAGGTCATGCGCTTCTGGCTCGACATGGGCGTCGACGGCATGCGCCTCGACGCCGTGCCGTATCTGGTCGAGCGCGAGGGCACGCAGTGCGCCAACCTGCCGGAAACGCACGCGATCCTCAAGCTCTTCCGCCGGGAGATGGACGCACGCCATCGCAACCGGATGCTCCTCGCCGAAGCCAACCAGTGGCCGTCGGACGTGCGCGCGTACTTCGGCGACGGGGACGAATGCCACATGGCCTTCCACTTCCCGCTGATGCCGCGGCTCTACATGGCCCTGCGGCAGGAGGATCGCCATCCGCTGTCCGAGATCCTCTACCAGATGCCCGATCTGCCCGAGGGCTGCCAGTGGGCCATCTTCCTGCGCAACCACGACGAGCTGACGCTCGAGATGGTGAGCGACGAAGAGCGCGACTACATGTACGAGGCCTACGCGGCGGATCCGATGATGCGGCTGAACGCCGGCATTCGCCGGCGCCTCGCGCCGTTGATGGAGAACAGCCGGCCGCGCATCGAGCTGATGACCGGGCTGCTGCTGTCCATGCCCGGCACGCCGGTCATCTATTACGGCGACGAGCTCGGGATGGGCGACAACGTGTATCTCGGCGACCGCAACGGCGTGCGGACGCCGATGCAGTGGAGCGCCGATCGAAACGGCGGCTTCTCACGCGCGGATCCGGCCAGGCTGTACCTGCCGACGATCATGGATCCGGTGTACGGCTTCCAATCGGTGAACGTCGAGGCGCAGGAGCGATCGTCGCACTCGCTGTTGAACTGGATGCGCCGGATCATCACGCTCCGGCAGCGCCACGTGACGTTCGGGCGCGGCGCGATGGAGCTGCTCCGGCCGGAGAACCGCCGGATCTTCGCGTTCCTCCGGCGCCATCAGGCCGAGGATCCCATCCTCGTCGTCGCCAACCTGTCGCGGACGGTGCAGCCGGTCACGCTCGATCTCTCCTCGCTCGCGGGCCTGTTTCCGATCGAGATGTTCGGCGGCGTGGAGCTGCCGCGGATCGGGACGGCGCTCTACCCGCTCACGCTCGGGCCGCACGGGTTCTACTGGCTGCGGCTCCAGAAGGAGCCGCCGGTCGATCACACGAGCCGGCCGAGGCCCGTTCCGGAACCCGATCCCGACCAGGCGCCGCTGCTCCTCGGCCCGGAGTGGTACCGGATGCTCGACGGCAGCGTGCGCCAGACGCTCGAGCGCCGGCATCTCCGCCGGTTCCTGGCGCGCCAGCCGTGGTTCTTCACGCCAGCCGCGGAGCTGACGGCGATCGCGATCGACGACTGGGGCACGGTGCGTGCCGGCGACGAGCCGGTGCTGATCACCATGGTCTCGGCGATGTTCGGCGACGGCACCACCGCGCGCTACTGCCTGCCGCTCGCCGTCACGGGCGGCAGCCGCGCCGACGACATCCTGCGCGAGTCGCCGGAAGCGGTGCTGGTCCCGGTCGCGGGCGCGCGCAAGGGCGTGCTGCACGCGCGCGTCGACGGCCGGCTCGGCGCGGCGATGCTCGACGTCGTGCTCGGCGATCGCGTCGTGCGGCTGCGGCGCGGCAGCCTGCGCGGCCGGCGCCTGCCGGCCGCCGATCGGCTCGGCGTCCCGACGTCCGCCGATCAGTTGCCATCCGCGCCGCGCGATCAGGAACGGTTCCCCTCCTGCGCGTTCTTCGGCGAGCGGCTGACGATCAAGATCCTCCGCCGCGTCTGGAACGATGCGAGCCCCGAGGGCGAGCTGGAAGGTTTCGTCGCCGTCCATCCGCACTTCCCCCGCGTCCCGACGCCGCTCGCCGTCCTGGAATACGAGGACGACCACGGCCAAACCAGCCAGGCGGCGCTCGCCTTCGAGTTCGTGGCGCACCAGACGACCGCCTGGCGCCACACGCTCGATGAGCTGTCTCGCACCGCCGATCAGGCCGCGACGCACGTCCCGCCCCCGGGCGGGCCCGAGCGCGTCGACACGCTCTGGGCGTGGGCGCTCCCGCCGGACGTCGAGCAGATGGTCGGCGCCTACGCGCGCGTCGCGGCGCGTCTCGGCCAACGCGTCGCGGATCTGCACCGCGCGCTGACGAGCCCGGATGCGCGTGCGGCGTTCGGCAGCGACCGCTGGGACAGCGAGCAGGTCGCGGCGCTCGAAGCCCGCATCCTCGGCCACTGGCAGCGGCTCCTCCGAGACTGGCCCCGCCAAAGCGCACTCCGGGATGGCGCCCGCGCCGCGCTCGCCCGTCTGGAAGCGAAGCAGGAGCTCGTCGCCACGCTCGTGCGCGCCGCGCGCGAGCAGGCGCCGCCGACCGTCGACGTGGCCCGCACCCACGGCAACCTCGACCTCACGCAGGTGCTCATCTACGAAAGCGACGTGTCCTTCATCGGGTTCGAAGGGGACGCGCGCGTTCCGCCGAAGGATCGCCGCCGGCTGCGATCGGTGGTGGAAGACGTCGCCGGCATGGTGTGGTCGATTCAGAATGCCGGCGAACACGCGCTCGCCAGCCGGCGAGCGGGCTCGCCGCAGGACCAGGACCGTGTCGAACGCTGGGTTCGGTGGTGGGTCGCCGGCAGCGTCGGTACGTTCCTGCGGGCCTACGCCGATGCGATGACCGACAGCCCGTTCCTGCCCGCGCCCGCGCCGAGCCGCGTCGCGCTGCTCAGGCTGTTCCTCCTCGAACGGGCGTTTCGCGAGCTGGCCGACGCCGTGACGTCTGCGGGGGGATGGGTGGAGACGCTGGCGGTCAGCGCGAGCCGGCTGATCGAACCGTCCGACAGCTCAGCGTCGCCGCCGTCTCTGCAGATTCCGCAATGA
- a CDS encoding SUF system NifU family Fe-S cluster assembly protein, whose amino-acid sequence MSDLADLYQEVILDHNRRPRNYGALEHPDRQARGHNPLCGDRVGVSLRMDGDRIADVRFEGAGCAISRASASLMTEAVRGRTVAEVADLFERFTAMITAPLDTAAGDESLGKLTVLGGVREFPIRIKCASLPWHTLKAALAASDQVVATE is encoded by the coding sequence ATGTCCGACTTGGCCGACCTCTACCAGGAGGTCATCCTCGACCACAACCGACGCCCGAGGAACTACGGGGCGCTGGAGCATCCCGATCGGCAGGCTCGCGGGCACAATCCCCTCTGCGGAGATCGCGTCGGCGTGTCGCTCCGCATGGACGGCGATCGGATTGCCGACGTCAGGTTCGAGGGCGCCGGGTGCGCGATCTCGCGCGCGTCGGCGTCGCTGATGACCGAGGCCGTGCGCGGCCGGACGGTGGCGGAAGTCGCCGACCTCTTCGAGCGGTTCACCGCGATGATCACCGCGCCGCTCGACACGGCCGCCGGCGACGAGTCGCTCGGCAAGCTGACCGTGCTCGGCGGCGTGCGGGAGTTCCCGATCCGGATCAAGTGCGCGAGCCTGCCCTGGCACACGTTGAAAGCCGCGCTCGCCGCCTCTGATCAGGTCGTCGCGACCGAGTAG
- a CDS encoding DUF59 domain-containing protein yields the protein MGLFSFFRDAGANAAPSAAPAPPDPVPAAADDALDVGALTEPPPAPATGFQIGEPDAAVTAELQPLVVDATRTVYDPEIPVDIYELGLIYDIVADAERRVLVRMTLTSPACPSAQQLPSEVRYKIKALPGVTDAWVDVVWDPPWTKDRMSEAAKLQLGFF from the coding sequence ATGGGTTTGTTCTCCTTCTTCAGAGACGCGGGGGCGAACGCGGCGCCTTCGGCAGCGCCGGCGCCGCCAGACCCGGTGCCGGCCGCCGCGGACGACGCGCTCGACGTCGGCGCGCTGACCGAGCCGCCGCCCGCGCCCGCGACCGGCTTCCAGATCGGCGAGCCGGATGCCGCCGTGACCGCGGAGCTGCAGCCGCTCGTCGTCGACGCCACCCGGACGGTGTACGACCCGGAGATCCCGGTCGACATCTACGAGCTGGGGTTGATCTACGACATCGTCGCCGATGCCGAACGCCGCGTGCTCGTCCGGATGACGCTGACGAGCCCGGCGTGCCCCTCGGCGCAGCAACTGCCGAGCGAGGTCCGCTACAAGATCAAGGCGCTGCCTGGCGTGACCGATGCCTGGGTGGACGTCGTCTGGGATCCGCCCTGGACGAAGGACCGGATGTCCGAAGCGGCGAAGCTGCAGCTCGGCTTCTTCTGA
- a CDS encoding cysteine desulfurase — protein MDVAALRADFPALHQQVHGKPLVYLDNAATTQKPQVVLDALQQYYRQDNANVHRGVHTLSERATVAYEAAREAVRVFLNARSEREIVFTRNATEAINLVARAWGDDSLRAGDEVLISAMEHHSNIVPWQLACARAGATLRVIPIDDRGELIWEQFELLLNERTRLVAVVHVSNALGTVNPVAEIVRRAHDAGARVLVDGSQAVHHMPVDVRALDADFYVFTGHKVYGPTGIGVLYGREALLDAMPPFLGGGDMIRSVSFEESTWNDLPYKFEAGTPNIAGAIGLRAALEYLGGVGLPAIAAHEAALLDRATGALSSMPGVTLVGTAARKSAVVSFVMDGIHPHDIGTVLDREGIAIRTGHHCAQPVMDRFGIPATARASLAMYNTAAEIDALAAGLDRVRTLLG, from the coding sequence CTGGACGTCGCGGCCCTCAGGGCCGACTTCCCGGCGCTGCACCAGCAGGTGCACGGCAAGCCGCTCGTGTACCTCGACAACGCCGCGACGACGCAGAAGCCGCAGGTGGTGCTCGACGCCCTGCAGCAGTACTACCGGCAGGACAACGCGAACGTCCACCGCGGCGTGCACACGCTCAGCGAACGCGCAACGGTGGCCTACGAGGCGGCGCGCGAGGCCGTGCGGGTCTTCCTCAACGCCAGGTCGGAGCGCGAGATCGTCTTCACGCGGAACGCCACGGAAGCCATCAACCTGGTGGCGCGCGCGTGGGGCGACGACAGCCTGCGCGCCGGCGACGAGGTGCTGATCTCGGCGATGGAGCACCACTCGAACATCGTGCCGTGGCAGCTCGCCTGCGCGCGGGCCGGTGCCACGCTGCGGGTGATTCCGATCGACGATCGCGGCGAGCTGATCTGGGAGCAGTTCGAGCTGTTGCTGAACGAGCGCACGCGCCTCGTCGCCGTCGTGCACGTCTCCAATGCGCTCGGCACGGTGAACCCGGTCGCCGAGATCGTGCGGCGCGCCCATGACGCGGGCGCGCGGGTGCTCGTGGACGGCTCGCAAGCCGTCCATCACATGCCGGTGGACGTGCGCGCGCTCGACGCCGATTTCTACGTGTTCACCGGCCACAAGGTGTACGGGCCCACCGGCATCGGCGTGCTGTACGGCCGGGAGGCGCTGCTCGACGCCATGCCGCCCTTTCTCGGCGGCGGCGACATGATCCGCAGCGTGTCGTTCGAGGAGAGCACCTGGAACGACCTGCCGTACAAGTTCGAGGCGGGCACGCCGAACATCGCGGGCGCGATCGGCCTGCGGGCCGCGCTCGAGTATCTCGGCGGGGTCGGCCTGCCCGCGATCGCCGCGCACGAAGCGGCCCTGCTCGACCGCGCGACCGGGGCGCTGTCGTCGATGCCCGGCGTGACCCTCGTCGGAACCGCTGCGCGGAAGAGCGCCGTCGTGTCGTTCGTGATGGATGGCATCCATCCGCACGACATCGGCACGGTGCTCGATCGCGAGGGTATCGCGATCCGCACCGGCCATCACTGCGCGCAGCCGGTCATGGACCGCTTCGGGATTCCGGCGACGGCCCGCGCCTCGCTGGCGATGTACAACACCGCGGCGGAGATCGACGCGCTCGCGGCGGGCCTCGATCGTGTGCGCACGCTCTTGGGGTGA
- the sufD gene encoding Fe-S cluster assembly protein SufD, whose protein sequence is MPQVADRVGAFAAEFEAFRRAPAFGPEWLQRRRERAFDRFLERGMPTTRDEEWRFTNVAPIAAESFVRAPEPALTRADLAPHLFEGAGAEIVVVNGRVIRSLCSLQALEPAVSVRTLADGGEIVEDTGALARGDHGHVTAEPSSNAFVDLNDALFEDAIALRVAPGAVVGRPIHVIAVSAGGARPAYVLPRILIHVGEAAEVSIVETYAGIGQGTTLTSAVTQVHLDAGAIVRHVRLQREGDEAFHLGNLAVWLDRASTFTSQALTFGGRIARNDISAVLGGEGAECTLNGLYLATGDSLVDTHTTIDHAKPHCPSHEVYKGILGGRARAVFNGKILVRPDAQKTDAKQTNRALLLTDEAQINTKPQLEIFADDVKCTHGAAIGQLDEDAMFYLRARGVSEPAARVMLIHAFAGEVLDGIAVPAVRELAMHLVDRKLSIEEP, encoded by the coding sequence ATGCCGCAGGTCGCAGACCGCGTCGGCGCGTTCGCCGCCGAGTTCGAGGCGTTCCGCCGCGCGCCCGCGTTCGGCCCGGAGTGGCTGCAGCGCCGGCGCGAGCGCGCATTCGATCGCTTCCTCGAACGCGGCATGCCGACGACCCGCGACGAGGAATGGCGCTTCACCAACGTGGCGCCGATCGCCGCCGAGTCGTTCGTCCGCGCGCCCGAGCCGGCCCTCACGCGCGCCGACCTCGCGCCCCATCTCTTCGAGGGAGCCGGCGCGGAGATCGTCGTCGTCAACGGCCGCGTGATCAGGTCGCTGTGCTCGCTGCAGGCGCTGGAGCCGGCCGTGTCCGTGCGCACCCTGGCGGATGGCGGCGAGATCGTGGAAGACACCGGCGCGCTGGCCCGCGGCGATCACGGGCACGTGACGGCCGAACCGTCGTCCAACGCCTTCGTCGACCTGAACGATGCCCTGTTCGAGGACGCGATCGCCCTGCGCGTGGCGCCCGGCGCCGTTGTCGGCCGGCCCATCCACGTGATCGCCGTCTCCGCCGGCGGTGCGCGTCCGGCCTACGTGCTGCCGCGGATCCTGATCCACGTCGGCGAAGCGGCGGAGGTCAGCATCGTCGAGACGTACGCCGGGATCGGCCAGGGGACGACGCTGACGAGCGCGGTGACGCAGGTGCACCTGGACGCGGGCGCGATCGTCCGTCACGTGCGGCTCCAGCGAGAGGGCGATGAGGCGTTTCACCTCGGCAACCTGGCCGTCTGGCTCGACCGGGCGAGCACGTTCACGTCGCAGGCGCTGACGTTCGGCGGCCGCATCGCGCGCAACGACATCAGCGCGGTGCTCGGCGGCGAAGGCGCGGAGTGCACGCTCAACGGCCTGTACCTCGCGACCGGCGACAGCCTGGTCGACACCCATACGACCATCGATCACGCGAAGCCGCACTGTCCGAGCCACGAGGTGTACAAGGGCATTCTCGGCGGCCGGGCCCGGGCGGTCTTCAACGGCAAGATCCTCGTCCGGCCCGACGCGCAGAAGACGGACGCCAAGCAGACGAACCGCGCGCTGCTCCTGACCGACGAGGCGCAGATCAACACGAAGCCGCAGCTCGAGATCTTCGCCGACGACGTGAAGTGCACGCACGGCGCGGCGATCGGCCAGCTCGACGAGGACGCGATGTTCTATCTGCGGGCGCGCGGCGTCAGCGAGCCGGCGGCGCGCGTGATGCTGATCCACGCGTTCGCCGGCGAGGTGCTGGACGGCATCGCCGTGCCGGCCGTCCGCGAGCTGGCCATGCACCTGGTCGACCGGAAGCTGTCGATCGAGGAGCCATGA
- the sufC gene encoding Fe-S cluster assembly ATPase SufC — MLLEIRDLHARAEGKDILKGLSLDVNAGEVHAIMGPNGSGKSTLARVLAGHPGYEVTGGTIRYDGKDLLEMAPEVRACEGLFMAFQYPVEITGINNSYFLKAALNAVRKYHGQPELDAVEFMQLAREKSKLLEMDPAMLSRAVNEGFSGGEKKRNEIFQMAVLQPRLAVLDETDSGLDIDALRIVANGVNALRSPERAMILVTHYQRLLNYIVPDIVHVLTDGRIVRSGGKELALELEAKGYGWIERENVGVA, encoded by the coding sequence ATGTTGCTTGAGATTCGAGATTTGCACGCGCGGGCGGAAGGCAAGGACATCCTGAAGGGCTTGTCGCTCGACGTGAACGCGGGCGAGGTGCACGCGATCATGGGCCCGAACGGGTCGGGCAAGAGCACGCTGGCGCGGGTGCTCGCGGGCCATCCCGGCTACGAGGTCACCGGCGGGACCATCCGCTACGACGGCAAGGATCTGCTGGAGATGGCGCCGGAGGTGCGGGCCTGTGAGGGCCTGTTCATGGCGTTCCAGTACCCGGTCGAGATCACCGGCATCAACAACAGCTACTTCCTCAAGGCGGCGCTGAACGCCGTGCGCAAGTACCACGGCCAGCCCGAGCTCGACGCCGTGGAGTTCATGCAGCTCGCGCGGGAGAAGTCGAAGCTGCTCGAGATGGATCCGGCGATGCTCAGCCGCGCCGTGAACGAGGGGTTCTCCGGCGGCGAGAAGAAGCGCAACGAGATCTTCCAGATGGCGGTGCTCCAACCGCGGCTGGCCGTGCTCGACGAGACCGACTCGGGTCTCGACATCGACGCGCTCCGGATCGTGGCGAACGGCGTCAACGCGCTGCGCAGCCCCGAGCGCGCGATGATCCTCGTGACCCATTATCAGCGCCTGCTGAACTACATCGTGCCCGACATCGTCCACGTGCTCACCGACGGCCGGATCGTCCGATCGGGCGGCAAGGAGCTCGCGCTCGAGCTCGAAGCGAAGGGCTACGGCTGGATCGAGCGCGAGAACGTGGGGGTCGCCTAG
- the sufB gene encoding Fe-S cluster assembly protein SufB — protein MSTSTETIEQLATREYKYGFETAVEADTFPPGLNEDVIRRLSAIKEEPAWLLEFRLKSYRAWQAMAVPTWHNLSIAPIDYNAISYYSAPKKKPQLKSIDEVDPEVRRTFEKLGIPLEEQLLLSGVAVDAVFDSVSVATTFREKLAELGIVFCSFSEAVKHHPELVKTYLGSVVPYTDNFYATLNSAVFSDGSFVYIPKGVRCPMELSTYFRINARNTGQFERTLIVADAGAHVSYLEGCTAPMRDEHQLHAAVVELVALEGSTIKYSTIQNWYPGDAEGKGGIYNFVTKRGKAMANAKITWTQVETGSAITWKYPSCILQGDNSVGEFYSVATTNNRQQADTGTKMIHLGRNTRSTIVSKGISAGHGQNTYRGAVRIGKHAHGARNYSQCDSLLIGDKCGAHTFPYLEIRNTSAKVEHEASTSKIGEDQLFYCRQRGISMEDAVNMIVSGFCKEVFRELPMEFAVEAQKLLSISLEGSVG, from the coding sequence ATGTCCACATCCACTGAGACCATCGAGCAGCTCGCGACGCGCGAGTACAAGTACGGGTTCGAGACGGCCGTCGAGGCCGACACGTTTCCTCCTGGGCTCAACGAGGACGTCATCCGGCGGCTGTCGGCGATCAAGGAAGAGCCGGCGTGGCTGCTGGAGTTCCGGCTGAAGTCGTACCGCGCCTGGCAGGCCATGGCCGTGCCGACTTGGCACAACCTGTCGATCGCGCCGATCGACTACAACGCGATCAGCTACTACTCGGCGCCGAAGAAGAAGCCGCAGCTCAAGAGCATCGACGAGGTCGATCCCGAGGTGCGGCGCACGTTCGAGAAGCTCGGCATTCCGCTGGAAGAGCAGTTGCTGCTCTCCGGCGTGGCGGTCGACGCCGTCTTCGACAGCGTGTCGGTGGCGACGACGTTCCGCGAGAAGCTGGCGGAGCTGGGGATCGTCTTCTGCTCCTTCTCGGAAGCGGTGAAGCACCATCCCGAGCTGGTGAAGACGTATCTCGGCTCGGTCGTGCCGTACACGGACAACTTCTACGCGACGCTGAACTCCGCGGTCTTCAGCGACGGCTCGTTCGTCTACATCCCGAAGGGCGTGCGGTGCCCGATGGAGCTGTCCACCTATTTCCGCATCAACGCCCGCAACACCGGGCAGTTCGAGCGGACGCTCATCGTCGCCGACGCGGGCGCGCACGTGAGCTACCTGGAGGGCTGCACGGCGCCCATGCGGGACGAGCACCAGTTGCACGCGGCGGTCGTCGAGCTCGTCGCGCTGGAGGGCTCGACCATCAAGTACTCGACCATCCAGAACTGGTATCCGGGCGACGCCGAGGGCAAGGGCGGCATCTACAACTTCGTCACCAAGCGCGGCAAGGCGATGGCGAACGCGAAGATCACCTGGACGCAGGTCGAGACCGGCTCGGCGATCACGTGGAAGTATCCGAGCTGCATCCTGCAGGGAGACAACTCGGTCGGCGAGTTCTACTCGGTCGCGACGACGAACAACCGGCAGCAGGCCGACACCGGCACGAAGATGATCCACCTCGGGCGGAACACGCGGAGCACGATCGTCTCGAAGGGCATCTCCGCCGGCCACGGGCAGAACACGTACCGGGGCGCGGTGCGCATCGGCAAGCACGCGCACGGTGCGCGCAACTACTCGCAGTGCGACTCGCTGCTCATCGGTGACAAGTGCGGCGCGCACACGTTCCCCTATCTCGAGATCAGGAACACGTCGGCGAAGGTGGAGCACGAGGCCTCCACGTCGAAGATCGGCGAAGACCAGCTCTTCTATTGCCGCCAGCGCGGCATCTCGATGGAAGACGCCGTGAACATGATCGTGAGCGGCTTCTGCAAGGAGGTGTTCCGCGAGCTGCCGATGGAGTTCGCCGTGGAAGCCCAGAAGCTGCTGTCGATCAGCCTGGAAGGATCGGTTGGCTAG
- a CDS encoding iron-sulfur cluster assembly accessory protein — translation MISVTDNAAAQIRRLLEKQYTEATGLRVGVKAGGCSGFEYVFAWEPEPRDGDLVFDGPGGVRVWIDPRSHRLLDGTTLDYDTGLLSRGFVFQNPHAKSTCGCGTSFSV, via the coding sequence ATGATCAGCGTGACCGACAACGCGGCAGCCCAGATCCGGCGGCTGCTGGAGAAGCAGTACACCGAGGCCACGGGCCTGCGCGTCGGCGTGAAGGCCGGCGGCTGTTCGGGGTTCGAGTACGTCTTCGCCTGGGAGCCGGAGCCTCGCGACGGCGACCTCGTGTTCGACGGGCCTGGCGGCGTCCGCGTGTGGATCGATCCGCGGAGCCATCGGCTGCTCGACGGCACGACGCTCGATTACGACACGGGTCTGCTCAGCCGCGGCTTCGTCTTTCAGAACCCGCACGCGAAGAGCACCTGCGGGTGCGGCACGTCCTTCTCGGTCTAG
- a CDS encoding Rrf2 family transcriptional regulator: MLRLSKKADYALLAMRHLAANIDRGSVPARELAETYDIPSELLAKVLQKLVRAKLLASHQGTRGGYGLSRPAELMSVADVIQAVDGPLTVTACSTSDQSCDQYAKCNIRDPLWRIKDRIVSALAATSVAELARDMNSEPDLVPVMMRNPKR, from the coding sequence ATGCTGCGCCTGTCGAAGAAAGCGGATTACGCCCTGCTCGCGATGCGGCATCTGGCCGCGAACATCGATCGCGGATCGGTGCCGGCTCGAGAGCTCGCCGAGACGTACGACATTCCCTCGGAGCTGCTGGCGAAGGTGCTGCAGAAGCTCGTGCGTGCCAAGCTCCTGGCTTCCCATCAGGGCACGCGCGGCGGCTACGGCTTGAGCCGGCCGGCGGAGCTGATGTCGGTGGCCGACGTGATTCAGGCCGTGGACGGGCCGCTCACGGTGACGGCCTGCTCCACGAGCGACCAGAGCTGCGACCAGTACGCGAAGTGCAACATCCGCGATCCGTTGTGGCGCATCAAGGATCGGATCGTCTCCGCGTTGGCGGCGACGTCGGTCGCCGAGCTGGCGCGGGACATGAACAGCGAACCGGACCTGGTGCCGGTGATGATGCGGAATCCGAAGCGATGA